A region from the Melioribacter roseus P3M-2 genome encodes:
- the purH gene encoding bifunctional phosphoribosylaminoimidazolecarboxamide formyltransferase/IMP cyclohydrolase: MKKLALISVSDKSSIVEFASELTKHEYGILATGKTAKTLLDNGVECTEISDFTSYPEIFSGRVKTLNPKIFGGILMRRDLEEDIRQAAENNITPIDIVCVNLYPFPQVVNRDDISLEVKIENIDIGGPSLIRAAAKNYKYVSVLTNPTQYDYFLDELNKGEISLETRSKLAAEAFSHTSMYDTIIANFFEQEFLDEPTAVRLNYKTAFQLRYGENPHQKATLFGDFSEYFEVLHGKELSYNNIIDLTAAVELVSEFDKTACAIIKHTNPCGAAVANSVSEAYEKALSGDPVSAFGGIVAFNKEVDAGTALKLNDIFLEIICAPSYSQEALDELKKKKNRRLILIKKYPDEDQRVIKSVPGGLLVQDKDNSKISDNLMKVVTEREPTQSEIEDLKFAWVVCKHTKSNAIVFVKDCKALGVGAGQMSRVDSAKIAAIKAKQFGHQLEGAVAASDAFFPFADGLIEIAKYGITSVIQPGGSVRDEEVINAANENNISMIFTGIRNFKH; this comes from the coding sequence TTGAAAAAGTTAGCTTTAATAAGCGTATCTGATAAGTCAAGTATAGTCGAATTCGCCTCGGAACTTACCAAGCATGAATACGGCATACTTGCCACCGGTAAGACAGCCAAAACTTTGCTGGATAACGGCGTCGAATGCACTGAGATAAGCGATTTTACTTCTTATCCGGAAATATTCTCCGGACGAGTTAAAACGCTGAATCCGAAAATCTTCGGCGGTATTTTAATGCGACGCGATCTGGAAGAGGATATTCGACAGGCGGCTGAAAATAATATAACGCCGATTGATATTGTTTGCGTCAATCTCTATCCTTTTCCTCAGGTAGTTAATCGTGACGATATTTCGCTCGAAGTTAAAATTGAAAATATCGACATAGGCGGGCCGAGTTTAATCAGAGCCGCCGCAAAGAATTATAAATATGTATCGGTTCTCACAAATCCAACTCAATACGATTATTTTCTCGACGAATTGAATAAAGGTGAAATCAGTTTGGAAACGCGGAGTAAATTGGCAGCCGAAGCTTTTTCTCATACTTCGATGTACGATACCATTATTGCCAACTTTTTCGAGCAAGAATTTTTAGACGAGCCGACAGCTGTAAGATTAAATTACAAAACAGCATTTCAATTAAGATACGGAGAAAATCCCCACCAGAAAGCAACCTTGTTCGGCGACTTCTCCGAATATTTCGAAGTATTGCACGGGAAAGAACTATCGTACAATAATATAATCGACCTTACGGCCGCGGTAGAATTGGTATCCGAATTCGATAAAACGGCATGCGCTATAATTAAACATACAAACCCATGCGGAGCCGCTGTGGCAAATTCCGTTTCGGAAGCTTACGAAAAAGCGTTGTCCGGCGACCCGGTGTCGGCATTCGGGGGAATTGTAGCCTTCAATAAAGAGGTAGACGCCGGGACAGCGCTAAAGTTGAACGATATTTTTCTGGAAATAATCTGCGCTCCTTCTTACTCTCAAGAAGCGCTCGATGAATTAAAAAAGAAAAAGAACAGAAGATTGATTCTTATTAAGAAATATCCTGACGAAGATCAGCGTGTAATTAAAAGCGTACCCGGGGGGCTGCTGGTCCAGGATAAAGATAATTCGAAAATTTCAGATAATTTGATGAAGGTGGTTACCGAAAGAGAGCCCACTCAGTCGGAAATAGAAGACCTTAAATTTGCCTGGGTGGTTTGTAAACATACCAAGTCCAATGCAATCGTCTTCGTAAAAGACTGCAAAGCTCTCGGCGTGGGAGCCGGACAAATGTCGCGGGTCGATTCGGCAAAAATTGCCGCTATAAAAGCCAAGCAGTTCGGACATCAGCTCGAGGGCGCGGTCGCGGCGTCAGACGCTTTCTTCCCGTTTGCCGACGGTCTGATTGAAATTGCCAAATATGGCATTACTTCCGTCATTCAACCAGGAGGTTCTGTGCGCGACGAAGAAGTTATCAATGCAGCCAATGAAAATAATATATCTATGATTTTTACGGGAATTAGAAATTTTAAACACTGA
- the purN gene encoding phosphoribosylglycinamide formyltransferase: MINIAVFVSGRGSNFRAISEKVSADKIKIVALVSNRIDCPAVEYAKMNDIPVYFAAEEAKGEFISYDDLIEVLKSRGVELIVLAGFLKKIPDRFVDTFENMIINIHPALLPAFGGKGMYGLNVHKAVFESSAKVSGATIHFVDKIYDNGKIIMQKCVDISDVKSPEEIAERVLKIEHEILPYVVEKFAEGKISIQNNRVIITE, translated from the coding sequence ATGATTAATATTGCAGTGTTTGTGTCGGGACGGGGCTCAAATTTCAGAGCCATTAGCGAAAAAGTATCCGCTGATAAAATTAAAATTGTTGCTTTAGTTAGCAATCGTATCGATTGTCCGGCGGTTGAATACGCAAAAATGAATGATATCCCGGTTTATTTCGCGGCGGAAGAGGCAAAAGGGGAGTTTATAAGCTACGACGACTTAATAGAAGTACTCAAGAGCCGCGGTGTGGAATTAATAGTTCTTGCCGGTTTTCTGAAGAAAATTCCCGACCGCTTCGTAGATACTTTCGAAAATATGATTATTAATATTCATCCGGCTCTTCTGCCGGCTTTCGGAGGAAAAGGAATGTACGGACTAAATGTGCATAAGGCGGTTTTTGAATCGTCGGCAAAAGTATCCGGAGCCACGATTCACTTCGTAGATAAAATTTACGACAACGGCAAAATTATTATGCAAAAATGCGTTGATATCTCGGATGTAAAATCGCCCGAGGAAATTGCAGAGCGGGTGTTGAAAATCGAACATGAAATTCTTCCGTACGTAGTAGAAAAATTTGCCGAAGGGAAAATCAGCATTCAGAATAACAGAGTAATTATTACGGAGTAA
- the dcd gene encoding dCTP deaminase — protein MILSDKRILEEIEKGNIVIEPFKRENLGSNSYDVHLGRWLGVYKNDILDAKKHNEIELFEIPEDGFILLPSKLYLGVTEEYTETYNYVPFLEGKSSIGRLGIDIHSTAGKGDVGFCNTWTLEISVKQPVRIYTGMPIGQIIYFKLDGEVEISYDKKSSAKYNKRTEYPVESMMFKNFKQNRE, from the coding sequence ATGATACTTTCGGATAAGAGAATTCTCGAAGAAATAGAAAAAGGGAATATCGTAATTGAGCCGTTCAAGCGTGAAAACCTTGGTTCGAACAGTTACGACGTTCATCTTGGCCGATGGCTCGGCGTATATAAAAACGATATTCTAGACGCAAAAAAACACAATGAAATAGAACTATTCGAGATACCTGAAGATGGATTTATCCTTCTCCCTTCAAAACTGTATCTGGGAGTTACGGAAGAATATACGGAGACTTACAATTATGTGCCTTTCCTCGAAGGGAAGTCGAGTATTGGACGTCTCGGAATCGATATTCATTCGACTGCCGGTAAAGGCGATGTGGGATTTTGCAATACCTGGACGCTTGAAATAAGCGTCAAACAACCCGTCCGGATTTATACTGGTATGCCGATAGGGCAGATTATCTATTTCAAGTTGGACGGAGAGGTCGAAATTTCTTATGATAAAAAATCATCCGCAAAATATAATAAGCGCACCGAGTATCCGGTAGAATCGATGATGTTCAAGAATTTTAAACAAAATAGAGAATAA
- a CDS encoding rod shape-determining protein, with protein sequence MGLFDFFMTDLAIDLGTANTLIYIKGKGIVLNEPSIVAYDRNTKRIIELGNKAKEMQGREHRDIRVTRPMRDGVIADFEIAEGMIRAFIKKVTSSSFASKRVVVAVPSGVTEVEKRAVRDAAEHAGAKEVHLIAEPMAGAIGIGIDVEAPAGNMIIDIGGGTTEIAVIALGGIVNEESIRIAGDEMNNAIMQFFKKNYNLLIGERTAEAIKCEVGSAVPLKEEVTIQVKGRDLVGGIPKTTEVSSVEIREALNENIIQIVDAVKQTLERTPPELSADILDRGVMLTGGGALLKGLDERIRMETNLPVHVAEDPLTAVVRGTGKALENINKYSKVFLRKRTY encoded by the coding sequence ATGGGATTATTCGACTTTTTTATGACAGACCTTGCTATCGATCTCGGCACTGCCAATACTCTCATTTATATTAAAGGTAAAGGGATAGTGCTAAACGAACCTTCGATAGTGGCATACGATAGAAATACAAAAAGAATTATAGAACTTGGAAATAAAGCAAAAGAAATGCAGGGCAGGGAGCATCGGGATATAAGAGTTACGCGCCCGATGCGCGACGGCGTTATAGCCGATTTCGAAATAGCCGAAGGAATGATAAGGGCTTTTATTAAAAAGGTAACCTCGAGCAGCTTTGCAAGCAAAAGGGTTGTCGTCGCCGTTCCGAGCGGAGTGACGGAAGTTGAAAAAAGAGCCGTGCGTGACGCGGCAGAACATGCAGGCGCTAAAGAAGTCCACTTGATTGCCGAACCGATGGCGGGCGCTATCGGAATCGGTATCGACGTTGAAGCTCCCGCAGGCAATATGATTATCGATATTGGCGGCGGTACAACGGAAATAGCCGTTATTGCTCTGGGCGGAATTGTAAATGAAGAGTCGATTAGAATTGCAGGCGACGAGATGAACAATGCAATAATGCAATTTTTCAAGAAAAATTATAATTTGCTGATCGGCGAGCGCACTGCCGAAGCTATTAAATGCGAAGTCGGCTCCGCCGTGCCTCTTAAAGAAGAAGTGACTATCCAGGTTAAAGGTAGAGACCTCGTCGGCGGTATCCCGAAAACTACTGAAGTGAGTTCTGTTGAAATAAGAGAAGCCCTCAATGAAAATATTATACAGATTGTCGATGCGGTTAAGCAAACTCTCGAACGTACGCCGCCGGAATTGTCGGCGGACATTCTCGACCGCGGCGTAATGTTAACCGGAGGAGGCGCGCTGTTGAAAGGTTTGGACGAGAGAATCAGAATGGAAACCAATTTGCCCGTACACGTTGCCGAGGATCCTCTTACCGCAGTCGTGAGAGGCACGGGGAAAGCATTGGAAAATATCAATAAGTATTCGAAAGTATTTTTGCGTAAAAGAACATACTGA
- the rodA gene encoding rod shape-determining protein RodA, which yields MKIDYKLNDRFDIVFFVSVLLLILFGLAAIYSSTANHPNASQNFNKQLVFAIISLVIFFVIYTLPEQAFKNMAVPVYAFSLFLLIVVLIAGKTVYGAKSWLDFGPVGFQPSEFAKIGAILGISYWISYKERDINNIKDIAIAIGIGFLPALLILLEPDTGTSIIFIILTISIVFWSGISLFALFVVLSPLIVTFASLLGTIYFIASLFAVIIALFIFKRDLFNSIAIFMLNLGASFFFEYGFRLLKPHQQKRIETFINPYADPLGAGYNALQAKLAIGSGGIWGKGFMQGNQTQLRFIPEQWTDFIYCVIGEEFGFVGSIIVLLLFLMVFLRLLHFASISKDKFGSLVIIGTLTLYFSHFAINIGMNLGITPVIGIPLPFLSYGGSSLLVNMILAGIVMSIYKNRKLHT from the coding sequence TTGAAAATTGATTATAAACTAAACGACCGATTTGATATTGTCTTCTTCGTATCCGTATTGCTGTTGATATTATTCGGGTTGGCGGCAATCTACAGTTCGACGGCTAATCATCCTAATGCGTCGCAAAATTTTAACAAACAATTGGTCTTTGCCATTATATCTCTGGTAATTTTTTTTGTAATATACACTCTTCCGGAACAGGCGTTTAAAAATATGGCTGTTCCTGTTTATGCATTTTCGTTGTTTTTGTTGATAGTGGTTTTGATAGCGGGAAAGACAGTCTACGGAGCTAAAAGTTGGCTCGATTTCGGACCTGTCGGGTTTCAACCTTCCGAATTTGCAAAAATAGGCGCAATTCTCGGAATATCTTATTGGATCTCTTACAAAGAAAGAGATATTAATAATATTAAAGACATAGCCATAGCAATTGGAATCGGTTTTCTGCCGGCTTTACTTATATTATTGGAGCCCGACACCGGCACATCAATAATTTTTATTATACTTACTATTTCGATAGTTTTCTGGAGCGGAATAAGTCTTTTCGCATTATTTGTTGTTCTCTCTCCGTTAATCGTTACTTTCGCTTCGCTCTTGGGGACTATATACTTTATTGCTTCGCTATTTGCGGTAATAATAGCGCTATTTATCTTTAAGAGGGACCTGTTCAACAGTATCGCAATATTCATGCTGAATTTAGGCGCCTCTTTCTTTTTCGAATACGGTTTCCGTCTGCTAAAGCCTCACCAGCAAAAGAGAATAGAAACGTTTATTAATCCGTATGCCGATCCATTGGGAGCCGGCTATAATGCGTTGCAGGCAAAACTTGCAATCGGGTCGGGGGGAATTTGGGGCAAAGGCTTTATGCAAGGGAATCAAACGCAATTACGTTTTATTCCCGAGCAGTGGACGGACTTTATCTATTGCGTTATCGGCGAGGAATTTGGATTTGTGGGAAGCATTATCGTTCTGCTGCTTTTCTTGATGGTATTTTTAAGATTACTCCACTTCGCGTCAATTTCAAAAGATAAATTCGGGTCGCTTGTTATTATAGGTACGCTAACTCTTTATTTTTCGCATTTTGCTATTAATATCGGAATGAATTTGGGAATAACGCCGGTTATCGGTATTCCGCTGCCTTTTTTGAGTTACGGAGGAAGTTCTTTGCTGGTTAATATGATATTAGCGGGCATTGTCATGAGTATTTATAAAAACAGAAAGCTGCATACTTGA
- a CDS encoding tetratricopeptide repeat protein: protein MNGKLFIVFLSFLFFTSSFAQSRREYLLNQGLNKAYNLEFKAAEELYNKVLDAEPNLPDGYFRIAQLYFWSFLASHDIGQYYVFLKFAELTEEKLDLLLSNKPQNAYYTYMSGNLASLRAMAYAINNSAVDAFWYSKKAVKLFNTTLEINPKFYDAYLGLGLFDYAMSFIPEFLGWTLNLTGLSSDKARGLRYVKLAYEKGKYDKTEAAFHLSKIYVDYIAEYDSAEIYIKSLVTKFPGNSLFLYQQALIQFKKRKLDNALSLFNKVIKINKEEFPQISALARYRIANIYFCRNNFAKALENYKIFYDTAREPDYLSETALKSALCFKFLGLDDSFYVSLERIDEGNPDLFEDAYAKKLASYLKDTGVTDKDLLLIRMSNNVCAATFKPVYDTLSVYADSLTGVKKAFALLYLSEAAFNLKKFDESIYYAENIHKIKFNKFFWIVPKSYFLTAASYYSQKNYEKALHYLTLAEDNNKYDFIDYIQASIDNLKRKLNKRIN, encoded by the coding sequence GTGAACGGAAAATTATTTATTGTCTTTCTTTCTTTTCTTTTTTTTACGAGCTCGTTTGCTCAAAGCAGAAGGGAGTATTTATTAAATCAGGGATTGAATAAAGCTTATAATCTCGAATTCAAAGCCGCGGAAGAATTATACAATAAAGTCTTGGACGCCGAACCGAATTTACCCGACGGATATTTTCGTATTGCACAACTTTATTTCTGGTCGTTCCTGGCTAGTCATGATATCGGACAATATTATGTCTTTCTTAAATTTGCCGAATTGACAGAGGAAAAATTAGACCTCCTGTTATCAAATAAACCTCAGAACGCATATTATACTTATATGTCCGGCAATCTGGCTTCGTTAAGAGCGATGGCTTATGCTATTAATAATTCCGCAGTAGACGCTTTCTGGTATAGCAAAAAAGCGGTTAAACTGTTCAATACTACTCTGGAAATTAATCCTAAATTTTACGACGCTTATCTCGGACTCGGTCTTTTCGATTATGCCATGAGTTTTATACCCGAATTTTTGGGATGGACTTTGAATCTTACCGGGCTTTCTTCGGATAAAGCGCGCGGCTTGAGATACGTTAAACTTGCTTACGAAAAAGGGAAGTACGACAAAACGGAAGCCGCATTCCATCTCTCTAAAATTTATGTCGACTATATTGCCGAGTACGACAGCGCTGAAATATATATTAAAAGCCTTGTAACTAAATTCCCCGGCAACAGTTTGTTTCTTTATCAACAAGCTCTGATTCAATTTAAAAAACGTAAGCTCGATAATGCGCTCTCACTGTTCAATAAGGTAATTAAGATTAACAAAGAGGAATTTCCTCAGATTTCAGCTCTGGCTCGTTACAGAATTGCCAATATTTATTTTTGTAGAAATAACTTTGCTAAAGCTCTCGAAAATTATAAAATCTTTTATGATACAGCCCGCGAACCGGACTACCTGAGCGAAACCGCTCTGAAATCCGCTCTCTGTTTTAAGTTTCTCGGACTGGACGATTCTTTTTATGTAAGCCTCGAAAGAATAGACGAAGGCAACCCGGATCTATTCGAGGATGCGTATGCTAAAAAACTGGCTTCTTATCTCAAAGATACCGGCGTAACCGATAAAGATTTGCTGTTAATTCGTATGAGTAATAACGTCTGCGCTGCCACGTTCAAACCGGTATATGACACGTTAAGCGTTTATGCGGATTCATTGACCGGCGTTAAAAAAGCTTTTGCATTGCTCTATTTGTCCGAGGCGGCTTTTAATTTGAAGAAGTTTGATGAATCGATTTATTATGCCGAAAATATCCATAAAATAAAGTTTAACAAATTCTTCTGGATTGTTCCGAAATCTTATTTCCTGACGGCTGCTTCGTATTATTCGCAAAAAAATTATGAAAAAGCTTTGCACTACTTGACTTTAGCGGAAGATAATAATAAATATGATTTTATCGATTATATACAGGCGTCAATAGATAATTTGAAGAGAAAACTAAACAAGAGAATTAATTAG
- the mreD gene encoding rod shape-determining protein MreD: MIKQFSIPVLLFILVAAVQLTVVPLISISGIAPNLLMVLITFYALRYGQIFGMSLGFILGFLYDLISGGAVGVNMFAMTISGFIAGYFYNENKIEINTATMNFFYINLVAAVAYSFLYTLIAAARPDLNLFILLIEGSLLPALYTSVFALPVVIAMPRRELR; this comes from the coding sequence ATGATCAAACAATTTTCGATACCGGTTTTGTTATTTATTTTAGTCGCCGCAGTTCAGTTGACGGTTGTTCCTCTTATCAGTATATCTGGAATTGCGCCAAATCTTTTGATGGTTTTAATTACGTTTTATGCGTTGAGGTACGGCCAGATTTTCGGAATGTCGCTCGGTTTTATTTTAGGATTTCTGTACGACTTGATTTCAGGAGGAGCCGTGGGAGTCAATATGTTTGCAATGACTATAAGCGGTTTTATAGCGGGTTATTTTTATAATGAAAATAAAATTGAAATAAACACAGCGACGATGAATTTTTTCTATATTAATCTGGTTGCGGCTGTTGCTTATTCCTTTTTGTACACTTTGATAGCCGCAGCGAGACCCGACCTTAATCTCTTTATCCTTTTGATTGAAGGCAGTCTATTGCCAGCTCTATATACTTCTGTTTTTGCATTGCCGGTAGTAATTGCAATGCCAAGAAGGGAATTAAGATGA
- the mreC gene encoding rod shape-determining protein MreC, translating to MVKFLFKIIRSYKEYILLFALSAVSLLVLSFNDSSQLVRLKQFAFGNFAVVSELINYPVSLFRQRESIEKLKRENANLMLELSRLKNRVDENNELRAAFNLRDSLEYPLIAADIISKTVNYIDGSFIINKGLEDGIRIGMPAISSSGLVGLVTEISHDYSVVRNLYNTRLKIAVTIKPLNLNGIMTWDGNKLIIKNIPSTYDIQIGSKVETSDFSTIFPPNLPIGEVTEREEVPVGFLHSVTVRPYTDIRTLYNVFIMQIVPDKKLDDIKLNLIKK from the coding sequence ATGGTTAAATTTTTATTTAAGATAATTAGAAGCTATAAGGAATATATACTCCTCTTTGCGCTCTCTGCTGTTAGTCTGCTTGTACTCTCTTTTAACGACAGCTCTCAGTTGGTACGGTTAAAACAATTTGCATTCGGAAATTTTGCCGTGGTAAGCGAATTGATAAACTATCCGGTTTCGCTTTTTCGGCAGCGCGAATCGATCGAAAAACTGAAAAGAGAAAATGCGAATTTGATGCTCGAATTAAGCAGACTCAAAAACAGGGTCGACGAAAATAATGAATTGAGAGCGGCTTTCAATTTGAGAGACTCTCTCGAATATCCGCTTATTGCCGCAGACATTATTTCAAAAACAGTAAACTACATAGACGGCTCTTTTATTATAAATAAAGGATTGGAGGACGGCATAAGAATCGGAATGCCGGCAATTAGTTCCAGCGGCTTGGTAGGCTTAGTAACAGAAATTTCGCACGATTATTCCGTCGTAAGAAATTTATATAATACAAGACTCAAAATTGCAGTAACAATAAAACCGCTGAATCTCAACGGTATTATGACCTGGGACGGAAATAAACTGATTATTAAAAATATCCCGTCCACTTATGATATACAGATCGGAAGTAAAGTTGAGACTTCCGATTTTAGCACTATTTTCCCTCCGAATTTGCCTATCGGAGAAGTAACTGAACGGGAAGAAGTGCCTGTAGGATTTTTGCATTCGGTTACGGTACGCCCTTATACCGATATCAGAACTTTATATAACGTATTTATCATGCAAATAGTGCCGGATAAAAAACTCGACGATATTAAACTTAATCTCATTAAGAAATGA
- the mrdA gene encoding penicillin-binding protein 2, producing MKEQVFGRDVRRRILYVIIISFFIVSFIQLFNMQVLQGSIYTVKANENSIKPVYLTAPRGILYDRNNNILVGNEPSFTLRITPDKYDTSLNRYLETILGLEKGYINGLLEKNRRMSPYVPIRIAKNVDYKVIAWYEENAEKLPGVDYVIETRRDYSFGVRGSHIFGYLREINKSQMDKMTGYSLGDEVGYAGIEKNYESVLRGEKGIRYLLVDSHQKTIGRYNSGKSDIAPIKGYDLILTLDKYTQQVAESLFTDKRGALVAIEPSTGEILAMVSSPMYDLENFSSMYFPKVWKELNEDEDKPLFNRATMSIYSPGSTFKMVPAIAGLEEGIITEKTRFFCNGGYYFGDRFFKCLHYHSNTDLVTSIEKSCNAYYYQLALKIGLDNWSKYAAKFGFGRKTGIDIGEETSGLLPTVQYYENAFGKGRWPKGILLSLGIGQGELSVTPLQLAQFTALLANYGKSAKPHLVKGILKNGKFRGIEPQYFDIGISRGSFDIVRHAMYLVVNGAGTATNIRLPDIKIAGKTGTAQNPHGDDHSIFIGFAPYENPKIAVAVVVENAGYGSTVAAPIARDVIKAYLNGHVHGDNKIIKNEIAAGVSKIEN from the coding sequence ATGAAAGAACAAGTTTTCGGACGCGACGTTCGGAGAAGAATTTTATACGTAATAATAATCTCATTCTTTATCGTCTCATTTATCCAATTGTTTAATATGCAGGTTTTGCAAGGGAGTATTTATACGGTCAAAGCGAACGAAAACAGTATTAAGCCTGTTTATCTTACGGCTCCGAGGGGAATACTTTACGACAGAAACAACAATATACTGGTAGGAAACGAGCCTTCTTTTACATTGAGAATTACGCCGGATAAATACGATACGTCGCTCAATCGTTATTTGGAGACAATACTCGGACTCGAAAAAGGTTATATAAACGGTTTACTCGAAAAAAACAGGCGCATGTCTCCGTATGTGCCGATTAGAATAGCCAAAAATGTAGATTACAAGGTTATTGCATGGTATGAAGAAAATGCCGAAAAATTACCCGGCGTCGATTACGTTATCGAAACGCGAAGAGACTATTCCTTCGGCGTGCGCGGCTCGCATATTTTCGGATACCTGAGAGAAATAAACAAAAGTCAGATGGATAAGATGACCGGCTATAGCCTGGGGGATGAAGTCGGATACGCCGGTATAGAAAAAAATTACGAATCGGTATTACGCGGAGAAAAAGGAATTAGATATTTATTGGTCGACTCGCATCAAAAAACAATCGGCAGATATAATTCGGGGAAAAGCGATATCGCTCCCATAAAAGGCTATGATTTAATACTCACTCTCGATAAATATACTCAGCAAGTCGCCGAATCGCTCTTTACCGATAAACGCGGAGCGCTGGTGGCTATCGAGCCTTCCACAGGCGAAATTCTGGCAATGGTAAGCTCGCCCATGTACGATCTTGAAAATTTTTCTTCGATGTATTTCCCGAAGGTGTGGAAAGAACTGAACGAAGACGAGGACAAACCGCTGTTTAACCGAGCGACAATGTCGATCTATTCGCCGGGCTCGACATTTAAGATGGTGCCGGCTATAGCGGGACTTGAAGAAGGGATAATTACGGAAAAGACCCGATTCTTTTGCAACGGGGGATATTATTTCGGCGACCGCTTTTTCAAATGTCTCCATTATCATTCTAATACCGATCTTGTTACTTCTATTGAAAAATCGTGCAATGCATATTATTATCAGCTCGCTTTAAAAATCGGACTCGACAATTGGTCGAAATATGCGGCTAAATTCGGATTCGGGAGGAAAACAGGAATTGATATAGGCGAAGAAACATCGGGATTGTTGCCGACAGTACAATATTATGAGAATGCCTTCGGTAAAGGCCGTTGGCCTAAAGGAATATTGTTGAGTTTGGGAATCGGTCAGGGAGAACTCAGCGTCACGCCTTTGCAGTTGGCGCAATTTACTGCGCTGCTTGCAAATTACGGTAAATCCGCAAAGCCGCATCTCGTTAAAGGTATATTGAAAAACGGAAAATTCCGCGGAATCGAACCTCAGTATTTTGATATCGGAATAAGCAGGGGTTCATTCGATATCGTCAGGCATGCAATGTATCTCGTTGTCAACGGCGCCGGCACCGCGACAAACATCAGATTGCCGGACATCAAGATTGCCGGTAAAACAGGCACTGCTCAAAATCCGCACGGCGACGACCATTCGATTTTTATTGGATTTGCACCTTATGAAAATCCTAAAATTGCAGTGGCTGTGGTTGTTGAAAATGCCGGATACGGAAGCACTGTCGCCGCTCCCATAGCCAGGGATGTTATAAAGGCTTATTTGAACGGGCATGTCCACGGTGATAATAAAATAATTAAAAACGAAATTGCAGCCGGAGTAAGCAAAATTGAAAATTGA